In Hamadaea flava, a genomic segment contains:
- a CDS encoding GNAT family N-acetyltransferase, whose translation MTIELRPLTAADAQAHCAGEDELTVRWLTGGYGTVEGTIEFFEWLAGNADARVGKRGFGIWKSGRLCGYIDYNPDLDDGLDPDDVALAYAVHPWARGHGVAVEAVQLVCDVLRAEELGTRAAIRVEPENSASVRVAQKAGFSYLRDFPSNRDTQPDGTPTTFSLYLLDL comes from the coding sequence GTGACGATCGAACTCAGGCCTCTCACGGCAGCGGACGCACAGGCGCATTGTGCTGGGGAAGACGAGCTGACCGTTCGCTGGCTGACGGGGGGCTACGGCACTGTCGAAGGGACCATCGAATTCTTCGAGTGGCTCGCGGGGAATGCCGACGCGCGAGTAGGCAAGCGCGGGTTCGGGATCTGGAAGTCCGGGCGGCTCTGCGGATACATCGACTACAACCCTGACCTCGATGACGGGCTCGACCCTGACGACGTAGCCTTGGCCTACGCGGTCCACCCGTGGGCACGCGGCCACGGCGTCGCGGTCGAGGCAGTCCAGCTCGTCTGCGACGTCCTTCGAGCCGAGGAACTCGGGACGCGAGCCGCTATCCGGGTTGAGCCAGAGAACTCGGCATCGGTTCGTGTGGCACAGAAGGCCGGGTTCAGCTACCTCAGGGATTTTCCGTCCAATCGAGACACTCAACCGGATGGAACGCCGACGACGTTCAGCCTCTACTTGCTGGACCTGTAG
- a CDS encoding DUF402 domain-containing protein — protein MTGSPDNELIPVTVIRDHRIRAAGRRHDDVIVYDWGFDLHGVHYEQRSYILLDDGIQINQPVIFPPEQQGWWYCDLVKVTETRDQVAVEDLWIDVIVGPPDHPYRVLDLDEYAAAVERGELTPAEAADGLIRTQRFLDRRLNRRDEVLRTWPDFPPQAVTSLADASFHRDWSLIKAGS, from the coding sequence GTGACTGGCAGCCCGGACAATGAGCTGATACCCGTTACCGTGATCCGCGACCACCGGATTCGCGCGGCCGGACGCCGACACGATGACGTGATCGTCTACGACTGGGGCTTCGACCTGCACGGGGTCCACTACGAGCAACGCAGCTACATCCTGCTCGACGACGGAATTCAGATCAACCAGCCGGTGATCTTCCCACCCGAGCAACAAGGCTGGTGGTACTGCGACCTCGTCAAGGTGACCGAGACGCGAGATCAAGTGGCCGTCGAGGATCTGTGGATCGACGTCATCGTCGGACCACCCGACCACCCCTACCGAGTTCTCGACCTCGACGAGTACGCAGCCGCCGTCGAACGCGGCGAGCTCACACCCGCCGAAGCCGCCGACGGGCTCATCCGCACACAGCGCTTCCTCGACCGCAGGCTCAACCGGCGCGACGAAGTACTGCGTACCTGGCCCGACTTTCCGCCGCAAGCCGTCACGTCGCTCGCCGACGCCAGCTTCCACCGAGACTGGTCCCTGATCAAGGCGGGTTCCTGA
- a CDS encoding methyltransferase domain-containing protein codes for MSSPQPDPGLEPDAPGSSPDHRYLLDNTRVEAGERFIWLAELFDGVTRGHFDRLGLRDGWRCWEVGAGGPSVPEALAAAVGPSGYVLATDINPAWLDPHGEYEVRRHDIVADPTPQPGTFDVVHARLVLVHVPDRARALASMVAALRPGGWLLIEDADTELQPLACLDEVGPAQQRANRLRRAFRALMTRRGADMRFGRTLPQALRSAGLVDVAAAGCFPVGGTACGRLEAATVRMVRAELLAAGLADDAEIDAHLAAVDAGDLDLTLAPLISAWGRRPD; via the coding sequence ATGAGTTCACCGCAGCCGGATCCCGGCCTTGAGCCGGACGCCCCCGGGTCTTCCCCCGATCACCGCTACCTGCTCGACAACACCCGGGTGGAGGCGGGCGAGCGGTTCATTTGGCTGGCCGAGTTGTTCGACGGAGTCACGCGTGGGCATTTCGACCGGCTCGGGCTGAGGGACGGCTGGCGCTGCTGGGAAGTCGGCGCAGGGGGTCCCAGTGTTCCCGAGGCGCTCGCCGCCGCCGTCGGGCCATCCGGTTACGTGCTGGCCACCGACATCAACCCGGCCTGGTTGGACCCGCACGGCGAGTACGAGGTGCGCCGCCACGACATCGTTGCCGACCCGACGCCGCAGCCGGGCACGTTCGACGTTGTGCACGCGCGGCTCGTGCTCGTCCACGTGCCTGACCGGGCCCGGGCGCTGGCGTCGATGGTGGCGGCGCTGCGGCCTGGCGGTTGGCTGCTGATCGAGGACGCCGACACCGAGCTGCAGCCGCTGGCCTGCCTCGACGAGGTCGGCCCGGCACAGCAGCGCGCCAACCGGCTGCGGCGTGCCTTCCGGGCGTTGATGACCCGCCGGGGCGCCGACATGCGCTTCGGCCGTACATTGCCGCAGGCGTTGCGGTCGGCGGGCCTCGTCGATGTCGCAGCAGCGGGCTGCTTCCCGGTCGGCGGCACTGCTTGCGGCCGGCTGGAGGCCGCGACGGTCCGTATGGTCCGGGCGGAGCTGCTTGCCGCCGGGCTGGCCGACGACGCCGAGATCGACGCGCACCTCGCCGCCGTCGATGCCGGCGACCTCGACCTCACGCTCGCGCCGCTGATCTCAGCCTGGGGACGCCGCCCGGACTGA